The proteins below are encoded in one region of Sulfolobus sp. A20:
- a CDS encoding ATP-binding protein, with product MTKNVKNKRGVIVYNFWGRICILGVKLLFDERPKTRRQELFDRDIEIEEIKSSINRPLLVISGIRRIGKTSTLLVALNELGRDYVLIDCRKLKENYGRQDLYNLFSSSFSTIIDKIKDLLSRVRGVSILGNSIEFRWKGRNSVSLADLFDHLNEKKLIIAIDESQKLRGPLSNEVREAIAHAYDYDRNLTFILTGSEIGLLYDFLGIEDRESPLYGRYYYSINLDRFRRGKAIEFLRKGFDEISMKVNDEIIEKLVEFFDGIPGWLTFGANRFLEGRKIEEVRDIAINVALNELENLIGAKRRVSEIAGRRYKNTLKCLALGENSWSKLLNCLQRAEGSTISSSVMDNIITNLEKSSIIKDYEFLDPIYKEASKKLN from the coding sequence ATGACTAAAAACGTAAAGAATAAGCGAGGTGTAATAGTTTATAACTTCTGGGGGAGAATATGTATTCTGGGGGTGAAGTTGTTATTTGATGAAAGACCTAAAACGAGAAGACAAGAGCTATTCGATAGGGATATAGAAATAGAGGAGATAAAGAGTAGCATAAATAGACCTCTCCTAGTAATATCTGGAATCAGAAGAATAGGTAAAACGTCTACACTTTTAGTAGCATTAAACGAGCTAGGAAGAGATTACGTATTAATAGACTGTAGAAAGTTAAAGGAGAATTATGGTAGACAAGATTTGTATAATCTCTTCTCAAGTAGTTTTTCTACAATTATTGATAAGATAAAGGATTTACTCTCAAGGGTGAGAGGGGTAAGCATATTAGGAAATTCAATAGAATTTAGATGGAAAGGTAGAAATTCAGTCTCCTTAGCTGACTTGTTTGATCATCTAAACGAGAAAAAACTAATTATAGCAATAGATGAGTCACAAAAGTTAAGAGGACCATTATCAAATGAGGTAAGGGAAGCGATAGCTCACGCATATGATTATGACAGAAACTTAACCTTTATTTTGACCGGCTCTGAAATTGGCTTACTCTACGATTTTCTAGGCATAGAAGATAGAGAATCTCCGCTTTACGGAAGATACTATTATTCAATAAATCTTGACAGATTTAGGAGGGGGAAAGCAATCGAGTTCTTAAGAAAAGGTTTTGACGAAATATCTATGAAAGTTAATGATGAGATAATAGAGAAATTAGTAGAATTCTTTGACGGAATACCGGGTTGGCTTACCTTTGGGGCTAACAGATTTTTAGAGGGGAGAAAGATAGAAGAAGTAAGAGATATTGCAATTAATGTAGCCTTAAATGAGTTAGAGAACTTAATAGGAGCTAAGAGAAGGGTGTCGGAGATAGCAGGTAGAAGATATAAAAACACGTTAAAGTGCTTAGCATTGGGAGAGAATAGTTGGAGCAAATTACTCAATTGCTTGCAAAGAGCTGAAGGAAGCACTATATCTAGTAGTGTAATGGACAACATAATAACTAATCTAGAGAAAAGTAGTATAATAAAGGATTACGAATTCTTAGATCCAATATATAAGGAGGCAAGCAAAAAATTAAACTGA